The following are from one region of the Flavimobilis soli genome:
- the tilS gene encoding tRNA lysidine(34) synthetase TilS, giving the protein MSLPQPHLVAGRGAVRRVLDALPDGAVVVVGCSGGADSLALVACVAQETRGPRAARGLVARAVVVDHGMQEGSADVARRAAAACERLGLAARVVRVEVGRDGGPEAAARTARYAALEAALDAEIDAAGAPDGVVLVGHTRDDQAETVLLGLARGAGARSLAGMRPERGRLRRPFLDLTRADTEGVCAELGLDVWHDPTNVPTPDGGGPRRSVVRHRVLPVLEDALGPGVAAALARTAEQLREDDDALTQLADDLLARAAAAPPDEGYDVAILAEAPAAVRRRALRAAAVQAGSPAGALTRTHVLALDALVVSWHGQGAVPLPGRVGGTRSCGRLVLHARSAGTPRTLRRTSSWTFPTSGTTSSPSC; this is encoded by the coding sequence ATGAGCCTGCCGCAGCCGCACCTCGTCGCGGGCCGCGGCGCGGTCCGGAGGGTGCTCGACGCGCTGCCCGACGGTGCGGTCGTCGTCGTCGGGTGCTCGGGCGGAGCGGACTCGCTCGCGCTCGTGGCGTGCGTCGCGCAGGAGACGCGCGGCCCGCGGGCCGCGCGCGGGCTCGTCGCACGAGCCGTCGTCGTCGACCACGGTATGCAGGAGGGCTCCGCGGACGTCGCGCGCCGTGCCGCCGCCGCGTGCGAGCGCCTCGGGCTCGCGGCGCGCGTCGTGCGGGTCGAGGTCGGGCGGGACGGCGGCCCGGAGGCTGCCGCGCGCACCGCGCGGTACGCCGCCCTCGAAGCCGCGCTCGACGCGGAGATCGATGCTGCCGGTGCGCCGGACGGCGTCGTGCTCGTGGGGCACACGCGCGACGACCAGGCCGAGACGGTGCTGCTCGGCCTCGCTCGCGGCGCGGGCGCCCGCTCGCTCGCGGGCATGCGCCCCGAGCGGGGGCGGTTGCGCCGCCCGTTCCTCGACCTCACCCGCGCCGACACGGAGGGCGTGTGCGCGGAGCTGGGCCTCGACGTCTGGCACGACCCGACGAACGTGCCGACGCCCGACGGCGGGGGGCCGCGTCGCTCGGTCGTGCGGCACCGCGTCCTGCCGGTCCTCGAGGACGCCCTCGGTCCGGGCGTCGCCGCGGCGCTCGCCCGGACGGCCGAGCAGCTCCGCGAGGACGACGACGCGCTCACGCAGCTCGCTGACGACCTCCTCGCCCGAGCGGCGGCCGCACCTCCCGACGAGGGGTACGACGTCGCGATCCTCGCCGAAGCGCCCGCGGCGGTGCGGCGCAGAGCCCTGCGCGCGGCTGCCGTGCAGGCTGGCAGCCCCGCGGGAGCGCTCACGCGGACCCACGTCCTCGCCCTCGACGCGCTCGTCGTCTCGTGGCACGGTCAGGGTGCCGTCCCGCTCCCGGGCCGCGTCGGCGGCACCCGATCCTGTGGCAGGCTTGTGCTGCACGCCCGCTCGGCGGGCACCCCCCGCACCCTGAGGAGAACTTCGTCGTGGACCTTTCCGACATCGGGAACGACCTCGAGTCCGTCCTGCTGA
- the hpt gene encoding hypoxanthine phosphoribosyltransferase: MDLSDIGNDLESVLLSEQQLNDRLAEMAAQIDEDYKGQDLLLVGVLKGAVMVMADLARRLHHPAEMDWMAVSSYGSGTKSSGVVRILKDLDADLTGRNVLIVEDIVDSGLTLSWLLSNLRSRGPKSVEIAAMLRKPEAVKVDLDVRYVGFDIPNQFVVGYGLDYAEKYRNLPFVGTLAPHVYES, translated from the coding sequence GTGGACCTTTCCGACATCGGGAACGACCTCGAGTCCGTCCTGCTGAGCGAGCAGCAGCTGAACGACCGCCTGGCGGAGATGGCCGCTCAGATCGACGAGGACTACAAGGGTCAGGACCTCCTCCTCGTGGGTGTGCTCAAGGGCGCCGTCATGGTCATGGCGGACCTCGCGCGCCGCCTGCACCACCCGGCCGAGATGGACTGGATGGCCGTGTCGTCGTACGGCTCGGGCACCAAGTCCTCCGGCGTCGTCCGCATCCTCAAGGACCTCGACGCCGACCTCACGGGCCGCAACGTGCTCATCGTCGAGGACATCGTCGACTCGGGCCTGACGCTGTCCTGGCTGCTGTCGAACCTGCGCTCGCGCGGCCCGAAGAGCGTCGAGATCGCCGCGATGCTCCGCAAGCCCGAGGCCGTCAAGGTCGACCTCGACGTGCGCTACGTCGGCTTCGACATCCCGAACCAGTTCGTCGTGGGCTACGGCCTCGACTACGCGGAGAAGTACCGCAACCTGCCGTTCGTGGGCACGCTCGCGCCGCACGTCTACGAGAGCTGA
- the ftsH gene encoding ATP-dependent zinc metalloprotease FtsH: MTMKKIASAPYLWIALAALLVWVGFSLFTGTKVERIDTSQGLQLLKGKTVEQALVVDGDQRVQLTLTEPFKVGDKDFGKTVEFLYVEPQGEDVVDAIVAANPPKGYNSDIATVSFIASMFSVLVPFLIIGVLFFFLMSRMQGGGSRVMGFGKSKAKLVGKESPQVTFADVAGADEAVEELHEIKEFLAEPAKFQAVGAKIPKGVLLYGPPGTGKTLLARAVAGEAGVPFYTISGSDFVEMFVGVGASRVRDLFHQAKENAPAIIFVDEIDAVGRHRGAGMGGGHDEREQTLNQLLVEMDGFDPKANVIMIAATNRPDILDPALLRPGRFDRQIAVEAPDLKGREAILKVHAKGKPIVEGIDLATVARRTPGFTGADLANVLNEAALLTARSGAQLIDDRALDEAIDRVIAGPQKRTRVMNVKEQKITAYHEGGHALVAAAMRYTDPVTKVTILPRGRALGYTMVMPTQDKYSTTRNELLDQIAYAMGGRVAEELVFHDPTTGASNDIEKATAIARKMVTEYGMSERVGAIRLGTGSGEPFLGRDMGHQRDYSEAVAGTVDHEVRKLIEAAHDEAWEVLVQYRDVLDHLVLELLEKETLNQAELAEIFAPVEKRPAREVWLSSEQRSVSDRPPVLTPAEKETRGDEPIVPQDEGAARDEHPVDPQGPVPDGGTVQR, from the coding sequence ATGACCATGAAGAAGATCGCCAGCGCGCCGTACCTGTGGATCGCCCTTGCCGCCCTCCTGGTGTGGGTCGGCTTCTCGCTGTTCACAGGCACCAAGGTCGAGCGCATCGACACGTCGCAGGGTCTGCAGCTCCTCAAGGGCAAGACGGTCGAGCAGGCTCTCGTGGTCGACGGCGACCAGCGCGTCCAGCTCACGCTCACCGAGCCGTTCAAGGTCGGCGACAAGGACTTCGGCAAGACGGTCGAGTTCCTCTACGTCGAGCCGCAGGGCGAGGACGTCGTCGACGCGATCGTCGCGGCGAACCCGCCCAAGGGCTACAACTCCGACATCGCGACGGTCAGCTTCATCGCCTCGATGTTCTCGGTGCTCGTGCCGTTCCTCATCATCGGCGTGCTGTTCTTCTTCCTCATGTCCCGCATGCAGGGCGGCGGCTCTCGCGTCATGGGCTTCGGCAAGTCCAAGGCGAAGCTCGTCGGCAAGGAGAGCCCGCAGGTCACGTTCGCCGACGTCGCAGGGGCCGACGAGGCGGTCGAGGAGCTGCACGAGATCAAGGAGTTCCTCGCGGAGCCCGCGAAGTTCCAGGCGGTCGGCGCGAAGATCCCCAAGGGCGTCCTGCTCTACGGGCCGCCCGGCACCGGCAAGACGCTCCTCGCCCGCGCTGTCGCCGGCGAGGCGGGCGTGCCGTTCTACACGATCTCCGGCTCGGACTTCGTCGAGATGTTCGTCGGCGTCGGCGCGAGCCGCGTGCGTGACCTGTTCCACCAGGCCAAGGAGAACGCTCCGGCGATCATCTTCGTCGACGAGATCGACGCCGTCGGCCGCCACCGCGGCGCTGGCATGGGCGGCGGTCACGACGAGCGCGAGCAGACGCTCAACCAGCTTCTCGTCGAGATGGACGGGTTCGACCCCAAGGCCAACGTCATCATGATCGCGGCGACCAACCGCCCCGACATCCTCGACCCGGCCCTGCTGCGCCCGGGCCGCTTCGACCGGCAGATCGCGGTCGAGGCGCCCGACCTCAAGGGCCGCGAGGCGATCCTCAAGGTGCACGCCAAGGGCAAGCCGATCGTCGAGGGCATCGACCTCGCGACCGTCGCCCGCCGCACCCCCGGCTTCACGGGCGCCGACCTCGCCAACGTCCTCAACGAGGCCGCGCTCCTGACCGCGCGCTCGGGCGCCCAGCTCATCGACGACCGCGCCCTCGACGAGGCGATCGACCGCGTCATCGCGGGCCCCCAGAAGCGCACGCGCGTCATGAACGTCAAGGAGCAGAAGATCACCGCGTACCACGAGGGTGGTCACGCGCTCGTGGCGGCGGCGATGCGCTACACGGACCCCGTCACCAAGGTGACGATCCTCCCGCGCGGCCGGGCTCTCGGCTACACGATGGTCATGCCGACGCAGGACAAGTACTCGACGACCCGCAACGAGCTGCTCGACCAGATCGCGTACGCGATGGGCGGCCGCGTCGCCGAGGAGCTCGTGTTCCACGACCCGACGACCGGCGCGTCGAACGACATCGAGAAGGCGACCGCGATCGCCCGCAAGATGGTCACCGAGTACGGCATGAGCGAGCGCGTCGGCGCGATCCGCCTCGGCACCGGTTCCGGTGAGCCGTTCCTCGGCCGCGACATGGGCCACCAGCGCGACTACTCGGAGGCCGTGGCCGGCACGGTCGACCACGAGGTCCGCAAGCTCATCGAGGCCGCCCACGACGAAGCCTGGGAGGTGCTCGTCCAGTACCGCGACGTGCTCGACCACCTCGTCCTCGAGCTGCTCGAGAAGGAGACGCTCAACCAGGCGGAGCTCGCCGAGATCTTTGCCCCGGTCGAGAAGCGACCCGCCCGCGAGGTGTGGCTGTCGAGCGAGCAGCGCTCGGTCTCCGACCGCCCCCCGGTGCTGACCCCCGCCGAGAAGGAGACTCGCGGCGACGAGCCGATCGTCCCCCAGGACGAGGGCGCCGCACGCGACGAGCACCCGGTCGACCCGCAGGGCCCCGTGCCCGACGGCGGTACCGTCCAGCGCTGA
- the folE gene encoding GTP cyclohydrolase I FolE, with product MSEHLMPEAGAAVAAGHVDLARAEAAVRELLLAVGEDPDREGLLETPARVARAYAETFAGLHQDPADVLSTTFDIGHDEMVLVKDIELYSTCEHHLVPFHGVAHVGYIPNVDGRVTGLSKLARLVDVFARRPQVQERLTSQVADALVEHLQPRGVIVVIECEHLCMSMRGVRKPGSRTVTSAVRGQMRNGTTRAEAMSLILGH from the coding sequence ATGAGCGAGCACCTCATGCCCGAGGCGGGCGCCGCCGTCGCGGCAGGACACGTCGACCTCGCGCGTGCCGAGGCGGCCGTGCGCGAGCTCCTCCTCGCCGTGGGCGAGGACCCGGACCGCGAGGGCCTCCTCGAGACCCCCGCCCGGGTCGCGCGCGCGTACGCGGAGACGTTCGCGGGACTGCACCAGGACCCGGCCGACGTGCTGTCGACGACGTTCGACATCGGCCACGACGAGATGGTCCTCGTCAAGGACATCGAGCTGTACTCGACGTGCGAGCACCACCTCGTACCGTTCCACGGCGTCGCGCACGTCGGCTACATCCCGAACGTCGACGGCCGCGTGACCGGCCTGAGCAAGCTCGCCCGCCTCGTCGACGTGTTCGCGCGCCGCCCGCAGGTCCAGGAGCGCCTCACGTCGCAGGTCGCGGACGCGCTCGTCGAGCACCTGCAGCCCCGAGGCGTCATCGTCGTGATCGAGTGCGAGCACCTGTGCATGTCGATGCGCGGCGTCCGCAAGCCCGGCTCGCGGACCGTCACGTCCGCAGTGCGCGGGCAGATGCGCAACGGCACGACCCGCGCCGAGGCCATGAGCCTCATCCTCGGTCACTGA
- the folP gene encoding dihydropteroate synthase, whose product MPPADAPRHPSPLPGSLTTLDRTLVMGVVNVTPDSFSDGGEWFEPTAAVAHGVLLMAQGADILDVGGESTRPGADRVPEDEELRRVLPVVRELVSRGAVVSVDTTRASVAEATVAAGAQIINDVSGGLADPDMYDVVARTGAVYVAMHWRGHADVMDDLADYDDVVTDVRRELLERLAALEAAGVRREQVVLDPGLGFAKPGEANWPLLGRLGELLDVGLPVLVGASRKRFLGRLLAGPDGQPVPPLARDGATAAVSALAAASGAWCVRVHDVPGTVDAVRVAQRWVSAARTD is encoded by the coding sequence GTGCCTCCCGCTGACGCCCCGCGCCACCCGTCACCGCTCCCGGGGAGCCTGACCACGCTCGACCGGACGCTCGTCATGGGCGTCGTCAACGTCACCCCGGACTCCTTCTCCGACGGCGGCGAGTGGTTCGAGCCGACCGCCGCCGTCGCGCACGGCGTGCTGCTCATGGCGCAGGGCGCCGACATCCTCGACGTGGGCGGCGAGTCCACCCGCCCGGGCGCCGATCGCGTCCCCGAGGACGAAGAGCTGCGGCGCGTCCTGCCCGTCGTGCGGGAGCTCGTCTCGCGCGGCGCCGTCGTGTCCGTCGACACGACGCGCGCGTCGGTCGCCGAGGCGACCGTCGCTGCCGGCGCCCAGATCATCAACGACGTCTCGGGCGGGCTCGCAGACCCCGACATGTACGACGTCGTCGCCCGGACGGGCGCGGTGTACGTCGCGATGCACTGGCGTGGGCACGCCGACGTCATGGACGACCTCGCCGACTACGACGACGTCGTGACCGATGTGCGGCGCGAGCTCCTCGAGCGCCTCGCCGCCCTCGAGGCGGCGGGCGTGCGGCGCGAGCAGGTCGTGCTCGACCCGGGCCTCGGCTTCGCGAAGCCGGGCGAGGCGAACTGGCCGCTCCTCGGCCGCCTCGGCGAGCTCCTCGACGTCGGTCTTCCCGTCCTCGTCGGGGCGTCAAGAAAGCGATTCCTCGGTAGGCTGCTCGCTGGACCGGACGGGCAGCCGGTACCTCCGCTCGCTCGCGACGGTGCGACCGCGGCCGTCTCGGCTCTCGCGGCTGCCTCCGGGGCGTGGTGCGTGCGGGTTCATGACGTTCCTGGCACCGTCGACGCGGTGCGGGTCGCCCAGCGATGGGTGTCCGCGGCGCGTACCGACTGA